Genomic DNA from Lactococcus garvieae:
CTGCTGCGGCACCAATCAAAGCACCCGCCAAAAATCCTGATTTTTTAGACATATTATTTATCCTCCACTTTCTTTTTTCTCTTTAAGAATTTATTCGCTGTTTTAGCCAATACTAAAGTTGAAGCTGAACGGCCCACGGTTCCTGATTTTTTTGAGAAACGCTCAACCATGCCACGACTGCTCTTGTTCACTGCAGTTACACTTTCAGAAAGTTCAGCTACAGCTACAAATAGCGGATCAATCGTTGCTACTTTGCCATTAACATCTTCCAAAAGAACATTGGCTTTTGCCATTAGTCCATCAGCTTGATGGAGTAAGACATCCACATCGCTTGACACTAATTTTACCGTACGATTTGCTTCTTCGATAATTTTTGAAACCTTGTTTAAAAGTACAATTATGAAAATAACTAAAACCGCAAAAGCAATTGCAATAATCAGCCAAGCTACATTTTGTACACTAATTTCTCCCATATTCACCTCCGAAACCGCTTAATTTTAAACGGT
This window encodes:
- a CDS encoding DUF948 domain-containing protein — protein: MGEISVQNVAWLIIAIAFAVLVIFIIVLLNKVSKIIEEANRTVKLVSSDVDVLLHQADGLMAKANVLLEDVNGKVATIDPLFVAVAELSESVTAVNKSSRGMVERFSKKSGTVGRSASTLVLAKTANKFLKRKKKVEDK